From Cellulophaga lytica DSM 7489, a single genomic window includes:
- a CDS encoding FAD-binding and (Fe-S)-binding domain-containing protein, which yields MNTELLNSLEQNLEGDLFVDKLSTTLYATDASVYRKIPLAVALPETTEDIKTLIRFASENNIGLIPRTAGTSLAGQCVGDGIVVDVSKHFTKIISVDKDKRQVTVQPGVIRDELNLFLEPYGLFFGPNTSTSNRCMIGGMVGNNSSGTTSIQYGITREKTVSLKAILADGSEANFGNLTTEEFHEKRQLDTLEGKIYNSIFDELSIKETQQEIITQFPKPSIHRRNTGYAVDELLHNSVFGNEGSFNMCKLLSGSEGTLAFTTEITLSLDPIPPKYAAMVVTHYTSLEDCLADVVPVMEHQLHLCEMMDKVILDCTKNNRAQLANRFFVEGDPAALLMLELKAETKADLNYLIDSLLKTIKKSGLSYANPILFGDDIKKAVELRKAGLGLLGNMVGDKKAVACIEDTAVAIEDLKEFIGEFSTIMKGHNQSAVYYAHAGAGELHLRPILNLKKGEDVKLFRAITTDVAKLTKKYNGSFSGEHGDGIVRAEFIPLMIGEKNYQLLRRIKSYFDPKGIFNPGKIVDSYPMDESFRYKVDRKEPEIETLLDFSESEGILKAAEKCNGSGDCRKTEKASGAMCPSYHVTRNEKDTTRGRANTLREMLTNTDQANKFNQKELKEVFDLCLSCKACSSECPSNVDVATLKAEFSYQYQEANGYSFRNKLFAYNTKYNALGSKIPKVTNFMFNSSLFGGIIKNISGVAPERSLPNVYKFNFDKYLGQIDTSVKKSLGSVVLYIDEFTKYLDVNLGIDAIQVLTKLGYNVELFYAESGRTFISKGFLKEAKELALKNVVRLKEYTDKGLVIVGLEPSAILTFRDEYKKLVSDKDLVNTVAKNSFIIEEFLASEIEKGKISKNQFTKEAKTVKIHSHCHQKSLSNQKVTFDVLNIIENYKVSIISSGCCGMAGSFGYEKEHYSTSMAVGNLKLFPAVNNSDKDVIISANGTSCRHQIYDGTKRKALHPITIIKEALV from the coding sequence TTGAATACCGAACTACTTAACTCACTAGAACAGAATTTAGAAGGAGATTTATTTGTAGATAAACTTTCTACCACTTTATATGCTACTGATGCATCTGTATATAGAAAAATTCCGTTAGCTGTTGCTTTACCAGAAACAACAGAAGATATAAAAACACTTATACGTTTTGCATCAGAAAATAATATAGGTTTAATACCAAGAACAGCTGGTACATCTTTAGCAGGGCAATGTGTTGGTGACGGTATTGTGGTAGATGTGTCTAAACACTTTACTAAAATAATTAGTGTAGATAAAGATAAAAGGCAAGTTACTGTACAACCTGGAGTTATAAGAGATGAATTAAATCTTTTTTTAGAGCCTTATGGTTTGTTTTTTGGTCCTAATACCTCTACATCTAATAGATGTATGATTGGTGGTATGGTTGGTAATAACTCATCAGGAACTACGTCTATACAATACGGTATTACTAGAGAAAAAACAGTATCGTTAAAAGCAATTTTAGCAGATGGCTCCGAAGCAAATTTTGGAAACTTAACTACAGAAGAGTTTCATGAAAAAAGACAGCTAGACACCTTAGAGGGAAAAATTTATAATTCAATTTTTGATGAATTAAGTATAAAAGAGACACAGCAAGAAATTATTACACAGTTTCCAAAACCATCTATTCACCGAAGAAATACAGGCTATGCAGTAGATGAACTATTGCATAATAGCGTTTTTGGTAATGAGGGTAGTTTTAATATGTGTAAGCTATTAAGTGGTAGTGAAGGTACTTTGGCTTTTACAACAGAAATTACATTAAGTCTAGATCCAATTCCGCCAAAATATGCGGCAATGGTTGTTACGCATTACACCTCTCTAGAAGATTGTTTAGCAGATGTTGTACCAGTTATGGAGCACCAATTGCATTTGTGTGAAATGATGGATAAAGTTATTTTAGACTGTACTAAAAACAATAGAGCACAGCTAGCAAATAGGTTTTTTGTAGAAGGTGACCCGGCAGCATTATTAATGCTAGAGTTAAAGGCAGAGACTAAGGCAGATTTAAATTATTTAATAGATAGTTTATTAAAGACAATTAAAAAATCTGGATTAAGTTATGCTAACCCAATATTATTTGGTGATGATATTAAAAAAGCTGTAGAATTGCGTAAAGCTGGTTTAGGACTTTTAGGTAATATGGTGGGCGATAAAAAAGCTGTTGCTTGTATAGAAGACACCGCTGTAGCCATAGAAGATTTAAAAGAATTTATTGGTGAGTTTTCTACAATAATGAAAGGTCATAACCAAAGCGCTGTATATTATGCGCATGCAGGAGCAGGAGAATTACATTTACGTCCTATTTTAAATTTAAAAAAGGGAGAAGATGTTAAGCTGTTTAGAGCAATTACTACAGATGTAGCTAAATTAACAAAAAAATATAACGGTTCTTTTAGTGGTGAGCACGGAGATGGTATTGTGCGTGCCGAGTTTATACCACTAATGATTGGTGAAAAAAATTACCAATTGCTACGCAGAATAAAATCTTACTTTGATCCTAAAGGAATTTTTAATCCAGGTAAAATAGTAGACTCTTACCCAATGGATGAGTCGTTTAGGTATAAAGTAGACCGTAAAGAACCAGAGATAGAAACATTGTTAGATTTTTCTGAGAGCGAAGGCATACTTAAAGCTGCAGAAAAATGTAACGGTAGTGGCGATTGTAGAAAAACAGAAAAAGCATCTGGAGCAATGTGTCCTAGCTACCACGTTACACGTAACGAAAAAGATACAACCAGAGGTAGGGCAAATACTTTAAGAGAAATGCTTACCAACACAGACCAAGCCAATAAGTTTAATCAAAAAGAACTTAAAGAGGTTTTTGATCTTTGTTTAAGTTGTAAAGCTTGTTCTAGTGAGTGCCCTAGTAATGTAGATGTAGCAACTTTAAAGGCAGAGTTTAGCTACCAATACCAAGAAGCAAACGGTTATTCTTTTAGAAATAAATTGTTTGCCTATAATACTAAATACAACGCCTTGGGTAGTAAAATACCAAAAGTCACCAATTTTATGTTTAATTCTTCACTTTTTGGAGGTATAATTAAAAATATTAGCGGTGTAGCTCCAGAGCGTAGCTTACCTAATGTTTATAAATTTAATTTTGATAAGTATTTAGGTCAAATAGACACATCTGTTAAAAAAAGCCTAGGTAGTGTTGTTTTGTATATAGATGAGTTTACTAAATATTTAGATGTTAATTTAGGTATAGATGCCATACAAGTACTTACAAAACTGGGGTATAATGTAGAGTTGTTTTATGCAGAAAGCGGAAGAACATTTATTTCTAAAGGATTTTTAAAAGAAGCTAAAGAACTAGCTTTAAAAAACGTAGTACGTTTAAAAGAATATACAGATAAAGGTTTGGTTATTGTTGGTTTAGAGCCATCTGCAATTTTAACCTTTAGAGATGAGTATAAAAAATTGGTAAGCGATAAAGACTTGGTAAATACTGTAGCTAAAAATTCATTTATTATTGAAGAGTTTTTGGCATCAGAAATAGAAAAAGGGAAAATTTCCAAAAATCAGTTTACTAAAGAGGCCAAAACAGTAAAAATACATAGCCATTGTCATCAAAAATCATTAAGCAACCAAAAAGTTACTTTTGATGTGTTAAACATTATAGAAAACTACAAAGTATCTATAATTAGCTCTGGTTGTTGTGGTATGGCTGGTTCTTTTGGTTACGAAAAAGAACATTATAGCACAAGTATGGCTGTTGGTAATTTAAAATTATTTCCTGCAGTTAATAATAGTGATAAAGATGTTATTATTTCTGCAAACGGAACAAGTTGTAGACATCAAATATATGATGGCACAAAGCGTAAGGCTTTGCACCCAATAACAATTATAAAAGAAGCACTTGTATAA
- a CDS encoding UDP-2,3-diacylglucosamine diphosphatase, with amino-acid sequence MKKRKIDVAVISDVHLGTYGCHADEILIYLNSIDPKILILNGDIVDVWQFSKRYFPSSHMKVLKKIIGMASKGVQVYYITGNHDEMLRKFSGTIMGNVQIVDKLVLDLDGKKAWFFHGDVFDASITNAKWLAKLGGKGYDLLILINRALNWGLTKMGKEKYSLSKRIKNSVKGAVKYISNFEETAINLAIEKGYDYVACGHIHQPKKELKENKHGRCVYLNSGDWVENLTALEYSFKRWKLYQYNHDKLSPFFADEEIKNMDMQQLINSITSTNTSTKKDKTEGNATE; translated from the coding sequence ATGAAGAAAAGAAAAATTGATGTTGCTGTAATTTCTGATGTTCACTTAGGCACATACGGTTGCCATGCAGATGAAATACTAATTTATTTAAATAGTATTGACCCAAAAATTTTAATTTTAAATGGTGATATTGTAGATGTTTGGCAATTTAGCAAACGTTACTTTCCATCTTCACATATGAAGGTTTTAAAAAAAATTATTGGTATGGCATCTAAAGGTGTACAGGTATATTACATAACTGGTAACCATGATGAAATGTTACGTAAGTTTAGTGGCACCATTATGGGTAATGTACAAATTGTAGATAAGCTAGTTTTAGATTTAGACGGAAAAAAAGCTTGGTTTTTTCATGGTGATGTTTTTGATGCATCTATAACCAATGCTAAATGGTTAGCTAAATTAGGTGGTAAAGGGTATGACTTGTTAATACTTATAAATAGAGCTCTAAATTGGGGGTTAACCAAAATGGGGAAAGAAAAATACTCTTTATCTAAACGTATAAAAAACAGTGTAAAAGGTGCTGTAAAGTACATTAGTAATTTTGAAGAAACTGCTATTAATTTAGCTATAGAAAAAGGGTATGATTATGTTGCTTGCGGACATATACACCAACCCAAAAAAGAACTTAAAGAAAATAAACACGGTAGATGTGTATATCTAAACTCTGGTGATTGGGTAGAAAATTTAACGGCTTTAGAATATTCCTTTAAACGTTGGAAACTTTACCAATACAACCATGATAAACTATCCCCTTTTTTTGCTGATGAAGAAATAAAAAATATGGATATGCAACAACTTATCAATTCTATTACCAGCACTAACACCAGTACAAAAAAAGACAAGACTGAAGGTAATGCCACAGAATAA